The sequence GAACTCAAAAACAATATAGATGACTTTGAGTTTGGAGATGATGATGCAGGAAAGATACAACTTGGATCATTCATGAATTCTAAGCTTTCAAATGAGGAAATGGATATAGAGATAGTGCTTAATAATACTATAGATGTAACAAAGCTATCAGAAGAAGAAATGAATTATCTGATAAGGTATCAAGACTCTAACACAACGCCTGAACAAGAGAAAGCTAGAAGATGGCTTCTAATTCATTTCATAGACCTTCTCCCTGCAACCAATGGCTTTTTCTGCATATTCATGGGAGAACTTGAGAGAACTTCTGAATTGAAAAATCTATTATTAACTTCTCCAAAGTATAAATGCGATGAGAACATGATTAATGACTTCCTATGGCAAATAGATAAGTCTGGCAGTTTGTGGGTATCAAAGTTGAGATACTTACTTGGAAGGATATTTGGAACCCTTCCACCTGAAAATCCTCCATTTTGAATTAAAATAAAAAACCCTCTCCCCTAGCGTCGTCGAAAACTTAGGGATAGAGGGCATTTATCACCCTTTAAACTACATTAAAGAATGAGTCCTATTACAAAACAAACTTTTTTAGCTGAAAAAACCATGAACGAGCTAGAAAGAAAACAGCGTTTGGAAGATGCTGCATCAAAACTAGAGATTGCTCCATACGACTTGCGAAACCTGACACAGTATAAGTTAGCAGTGTTTTTCGCTCGTTTTTACCATGTGATTTCCTTCCTCCTTGCTTCACTGTGTATCGGTTTTATTGCGCTGGATAAATCCGCAATAAGTCTGGAAGGATCTCTTGCTCATGTTGCGATGGCTGTTGGCTCCCTCCTGCTATTGGCAATGGTAATTGGCATCAACGAGTTCGCTAAAGCTGGAGCCTCCTCCTCTTTTTTCAAAAGAAAGAATCAGACAGAAGGGAAAGTTAATGTCCCTTCTGCTGTACTAGCCGCCCTAATAGGCACAATACTGATCAGCGTAATAACATCCTCCTTGGGCGGATACTTTTTTGCAGTAAACCAAAAGGATCAATCTGAAGAAATCTCTACTTCTTATGAGTCTAAAGAGGATGCTGTCAATAAGTATTATGAGTCACGTATTAGCTCCGTGAGAGATGAAATACAATTTCTCCGAAATGATAATGCGTACAAAAAGCAGTATTGGGATACCTCAAAAAATAACTGGGCATTTGGTCAGTTAACGGACGAGGGAAAGGAAGCCATATTAAAGAAAGAAGCTGAACTAACCTCTCTCCGATCAGAGTACCAGGACAAATGGAATCCCTTAACCAGAATCTTTCTGCTGATATTTCAACTAACTCCTCCTCTGCCCATCACTTCGGAATTTTGATGGCAATAATTGTTTTAGTGATGGAGTCATTGAACTTGTTTGCTTACCACTTCAGGTATCATTATTACAAGATGTGTTCCATTGAATTAAGCTCTAGTGCTTATACAAATAATGATATTGAAACTGAATACAAGTATGGTCATTCAAATGAACCCGAAACCATTCAAATTAACCGTTCAAATAGTTCAAATGAACTCAATCGTAAAAACATCGAAAAAATTGACATAGGAGACTTTGAATTACCCTATGATTTGAACGTTCAAAACAACTTAATAAGCCAAAAATCATACACTAACAGGCAATTATTAGATAAATATCCTGACGTAGTCAAAGACATTCAAAAAGGTTCAAAAGTAGATGATTTAGTTCAAAAATACCAACTATCAAGGTCTACTGTCATGAACATTAAGCGCACTTACAAAGTGATGCAAGAAGTGTTATAATCAGGGGTGTAATCTTATTATTGTTACATTATAAATAAGAGAAAAAATGAAAGGGGTAGAGGATATAATAGAAGAATATAAATCTCTGAAATTAGATGAAGTTGTCGATTATGACAAGTTCAACAGCTACACCATTGTAGCACACAGTACCCAAATAGAAGGCTCAACCTTAACGATAGAAGATACCAGACTACTGCTGCATGATGGATTGACACCAAAGGGGAAGCCACTGATTCACTCCAACATGGTGATGGATCATTATAAAGCTCTGGAACTAATGAAAGAGTTAGTCAAACAGAAATCACCCATTACTTCAACGCTAATACAGAAATTGAATGCTCAGGTAATGGAAACAACAGGCAGCATCTATAATACTGTATTTGGTGAAGTAGACGCTAGGAAAGGAGAGTTCCGGAAGGGAGCGGTTATGGCTGGAGTTAGGTATTTCATGAATTACTCAAAAGTACCATCAGCTGTAGAAAAGCTTGCAAAACATCTGGAGGAGAACATTAATGATGAAAGGTTGACACTTGAAGAGAAAATCAACCTTAGTTTTTATGCTCATTTTGAGCTTGTTTCCATCCACCCATTCTATGATGGGAATGGCAGGACCAGTAGACTACTGATGAACTATATTCAAGAGCGATTGGGGCTACCCATGAGTATCGTATTTAAAGAAGACAAGCTTGACTACATTCAGGCTTTAGAAGCAACCAGGGAAAATGATGATTTGAATGTTTTCTACAGCTTCATGCAAGAACAGTATAAAAAATACCTCTTGGAAGAAATCAAAAGGTATAATGATCAAGTAGGAGAATAAGCAATAGAGAAGGGGCTATCTGAGTCCCTTCTTTTTTAAACAAACCCAACTTTTTAAATGAATATGACACTAGAAGATCAAGTTGCTATACATAAAGTAAAGCAATACCCAGTGTATAACACGTACAAAAAAGAGTCCTTGCACAGAATCTATAAAGAGTTCTGGAATGAGTCAAAACAATTGAGGGAGAGGATAGAAGGTGTATCCAAAGATGGGAAATGGGCTTATGATGAAAAGGTTCTAGATCGTACATCCGAGTTCATGGAGCAAGTGTACTGGCTCGAAAAATCATGTCGAATTATTGAAAGACTTTCATTTTACTCCGTCTTTGATCAGTTTAATCCAAAAGGGGAGCTGAGAGAGCAACATAATTGTTTAAAAGATAATATCTTCATGAGAAAATAGAGGAACTGAAAGGCTCCTCTTTTGCTTTAAACAGTAGACCAAAACCCAAATGAGTATGGATTCTAAATTCAGTAGTATCATCCACCAGCTAGATAACCATTTGAGGAAAAGAGGTAAGGCTGACTTGAAAGCAGAGTTGTTTGACATGCTCGACCGTAAACAACAGAATCTAAATCATGTGCATCCTGGGAAAGTTGATCTACAAACGGAGCGGGACATTGAAGTGATTAAAGCAGCGATAGCTCTGCTTAAAGATTAATGTCATCATGTGTAGGATAAGCTCATGTTATTTTTTGGCACACCTCTGATAGTGTATCAAAAATAACATAGTCTAAGACCTATAATTTGTAATATTGATCTTCTCCAGTACGTCGTATTTTGAGGAAAACGTCCTTTTTAAACCTTTAGAAATACTATATTTGTATATATAAATAAACTCAAAATCATGGCTATTTCACTTAAAGATTTTAAAAACAAACACCTTGGAAAGGTTGGTACAATTAATCGCGACCGATACGAAAGAGAATTGAATCAGGAAATGAAAAAAGAAACCGGAAAAATATTATTCAAAGAGAAGGATGGGGAAATGGTTGTTAAATATACTGATGTCAGAGAGAAGGAGGTAAGAAAGGAAAATAAATGTTAATAACTTATATTCAACTGATTAACAGCAATATAACTGCATCAGTCTGAATATTTCGCTTGAATATTGACAAATCATAAGGCTTCAACATAGCATTTCCAATAATAGTATAGACCTTTACTAGAGTCATCATAAATAACCTTCCCTATAATTAGAATAAAATCCCCTTATCTGAATTTTAATCAAATAAGGGGGGATGCACTATTGCTTTATCTTGATATGAGAATATAAACAACTATCTACTCTTTATATACAAGTTTTTAATATTATCAACTGTATCAATATTTATAGAATAACCTGATTGAATCGTATCCATTATAGAATGAAGACTTTCTATTGGATATTCTTTATTATTTAAAAATAAATGTATGTCTTTCGAGTATTCTTCACTACTCATCATACTCTTAAATACACTTTTTTCAATAGCAGGATCACTAATATGATAAGCTGGCAAATCAGTTCCTACTTGAGTAGAATCCAATTGCTGTGACTTACAACCTATAAATACAAATAGAGTAAAAGCTAAAATATTTCTCATATAAATTAAATTTAATTACGCGACGTTACTCCAGCCGCATACGTTCATCACGTATTGAGTTGCATAGTCTGCTGGAGCAAATAATGTTTCACAATCATCACCTGTGGCAATAGTGCCATAAACCCAACAATCATTCCCATCATAAAAGTGCCCCATTCTAATTCCAGGTGTACAACTTACTCTCATGGACGAATTAGCTCCCTCGCTATTTTTCTTTACAACTACACGAATCACTTTCAAAGTTTCTGAATGAACTACTTCTATTACTTCCAACTCTTCAGACTCTATTTCTAAAGGGGAAAGAGAAAGTACTTTTGCAGAAAACTCCTCATATTCTGAAGTTGACCTAGCATTATTGCTGTCAGAAACAGTCTCAAACTTAAGGTGAACTACCTTATCTTTTTTTACCTCTACTTCCTCTGTACAAGATAATACTGATAACATTAAAGATAGGATAATAAATGTTTTTTGAAAAAATCTAGGTTTCATAATTTGAAATTAAAGTTTAAAAATTTTCAATAAAAAAACATAGTGCACAAGATTAATGTAGTTGTTTTTTCACTCAAAATGAAATACATAAACATTAGTAATGTAAGAAAAAATAAAAACAACGATCCCATAACAAAGAAGATTTAAAAGGAGTGCTAAATGTTAATTGATTAATTTAAAAATAAGGGCATGGGCATTATAAGAAAATATTTAAATACAACATACATCATTCAAGCGATTTACAATGATAATGAAGGTCCTTTCCATTTTTTATTCTCTATGGGCTCTTCTAAATTATATTTCCCTTTTTCAGATTTATCAAAAACCTGATCTTCTTTATTTAACTTTTGACCTTTATTTAATGTCAAATTAGCTGCTTGTTTTATTTTATCTATTGATTTTTTTTTCTCTTTATCTAGTTTTCGCTCAAGGTTGAGCCAATACATCCTATCTTCTTCAGTACCGTTTTTTATAGCATTTACATACTCAAACGTTTCTGTAATTTCACGCTTGTAGCTGTACTCTTTATCGAAATGTTTTTCACATTTAATCTTAAAAGCAGTTCTATCAAACCCTCCTTTTATTTTACCCTTTACAGTATTCTTGTGATTAGTAAGAGGAGAGAGAAGAGTCTTTTTATCAGCCCCTTTCCTCCTAATCAAAACATGTATGTGTGTTTGATCTCCAGCTTTTTTTTCTCCTCGTTTTACTTTTCCTTCACGGACCTCCTTCTCTGTACCCTTATATGTTCTTTCTTTTTCGATTTTTGCATACCAGACTATGTCTTCACTCTTCAATCCCTTGCCGAAATTGTCAGCGTAAATCTCCATAACCCCTCTAGCATATTCCATGAGTTTTTCTCTATCATTCCCAATATGTTTAAGCTCCTTCTGGGAAGGTGCAATTGTCAGGTTGAAGAATTTAGCTTCTTTTGACTTAATACCTCTTCGGGAGGCGTCCAACTGGCCAACTACCTCTTCATTAATTACATGATTCTCATTCTGACTGAAAAAAAACTCCATATCCTTTGGCTCCTTACCTTCATTCTCTTTTGAAAGATACTGAACAGCGGTAGCCGAACTTCCTGTATTTCCCCCCTTCGGGCTATCTGTTATATCAACTACCATAAAACCCTAAATCTTCTTTTAATTGCTGAACCCTTTGCATGAGTCGTTCATGGTTAATCACTCCCAATCCATTAGCCATATCTTTTTTATCATATAGGTCCATATAAAAAATATCCAACTTTTTACGCCATTCAATTTTGATCTTATCAGCCTGTTCTTTTGCTGATTTTTCAATCAATTCCTCTCTTTCTTTATGAGCATTATTTAGATACTCATTAAACTTCATAACCTTCTCTTCATCAGCTTTCTTTTCTTCTTTGTGTGACTCAACCAGCACCTTCATCTCCTTAGATAAATGATGATACAAAGCGTTTATCTTTTTTGGTACATCTTGAATAACATCTGTCTCTTTCAGTAGTAACTGTATTCTGGAGATGGTTGGTTTTAGCTCATCTTTCTCTAGGGTTTTGATGAAAGCGACGTTGTTACTGTAATCCTTTTGAATCTTCCTC comes from Limibacter armeniacum and encodes:
- a CDS encoding BfmA/BtgA family mobilization protein, with the translated sequence MASNHTTITVSKELKIRLQKHTKNGQMTSFLEAVCDFLDSSDMDIFNPKGSDIKSAVKELKDVGRKIQKDYSNNVAFIKTLEKDELKPTISRIQLLLKETDVIQDVPKKINALYHHLSKEMKVLVESHKEEKKADEEKVMKFNEYLNNAHKEREELIEKSAKEQADKIKIEWRKKLDIFYMDLYDKKDMANGLGVINHERLMQRVQQLKEDLGFYGS
- a CDS encoding DUF5712 family protein; the encoded protein is MVVDITDSPKGGNTGSSATAVQYLSKENEGKEPKDMEFFFSQNENHVINEEVVGQLDASRRGIKSKEAKFFNLTIAPSQKELKHIGNDREKLMEYARGVMEIYADNFGKGLKSEDIVWYAKIEKERTYKGTEKEVREGKVKRGEKKAGDQTHIHVLIRRKGADKKTLLSPLTNHKNTVKGKIKGGFDRTAFKIKCEKHFDKEYSYKREITETFEYVNAIKNGTEEDRMYWLNLERKLDKEKKKSIDKIKQAANLTLNKGQKLNKEDQVFDKSEKGKYNLEEPIENKKWKGPSLSL
- a CDS encoding Fic family protein produces the protein MKGVEDIIEEYKSLKLDEVVDYDKFNSYTIVAHSTQIEGSTLTIEDTRLLLHDGLTPKGKPLIHSNMVMDHYKALELMKELVKQKSPITSTLIQKLNAQVMETTGSIYNTVFGEVDARKGEFRKGAVMAGVRYFMNYSKVPSAVEKLAKHLEENINDERLTLEEKINLSFYAHFELVSIHPFYDGNGRTSRLLMNYIQERLGLPMSIVFKEDKLDYIQALEATRENDDLNVFYSFMQEQYKKYLLEEIKRYNDQVGE